The following coding sequences are from one Gossypium hirsutum isolate 1008001.06 chromosome A12, Gossypium_hirsutum_v2.1, whole genome shotgun sequence window:
- the LOC107952236 gene encoding pectinesterase: MSVKVVITAVSVILLVGVVAGFFAVIQHRKHSGGTELSLQMKAVSNFCSATSYKEACQKSLNSVNSTDPEQFISRSILVAEEAVMKFFNYSDSLIVKAKNNSRTKMALDDCKDMMSYAVQSLQASYSEVGNAQLHSISDRVSDLRTWLSAVISYQESCLDGFESDEIMKENMTIGITDARELTSNALAIVSKLSEILSKFGLQLKAPKTSRRLLSTGKDKYPSWFSNVDRKLLAKIDNSNIKPNAIVAMDGSGHFKTIAEALAAAPKQSNVRHVIYVKAGVYKEYITVDKKTINILMYGDGPRKTIVTGNKNYVDGTPTWKTSTFSAIGDGFICRSMGFQNTAGPSKHQAVALRIQSDRSAFFDCRMDGNQDTLYNHANRQFFRNCVISGTIDFIFGDSPTLIQNTLIIARRPMDNQLNTVTAQGKSDANENTGTVIQNCRIVPEQILFPDRFKIATYLGRPWKQYSTTVVMESTLADFIRPEGWTPWAGEAFEDTLYYAEYNNRGPGASLDKRVDWKGYHKIDKNTAMRFTAQSFLLSRENWLPQTGIPYIAGLRS, from the exons ATGTCGGTCAAAGTAGTAATAACAGCGGTTTCCGTTATTCTTTTGGTGGGAGTCGTCGCTGGCTTTTTTGCCGTAATTCAACATCGAAAACACAGTGGTGGTACCGAATTATCTCTGCAAATGAAGGCTGTTTCTAATTTTTGTTCAGCTACAAGTTACAAAGAAGCTTGCCAAAAGTCCCTCAACTCTGTTAATAGCACTGATCCTGAACAATTTATCAGTCGGTCGATTTTGGTGGCTGAAGAAGCTGTTATGAAGTTCTTTAATTATTCCGACTCGTTGATTGTTAAGGCCAAGAATAATAGCAGGACTAAGATGGCTTTGGATGATTGTAAGGACATGATGAGCTATGCGGTTCAATCCCTTCAAGCATCGTACTCCGAGGTGGGTAATGCTCAATTGCACAGCATTTCTGACCGTGTATCGGATCTTAGGACCTGGTTAAGTGCTGTTATATCGTACCAGGAGTCTTGCTTGGATGGTTTTGAAAGTGATGAAATCATGAAAGAAAACATGACAATTGGCATTACTGATGCTAGAGAACTCACTTCCAATGCTTTGGCAATCGTGTCCAAGTTATCggaaattctttcaaaatttggTCTCCAACTTAAGGCTCCTAAGACATCCCGTAGACTTCTTTCCACAGGGAAAGATAAGTATCCATCGTGGTTCTCGAATGTAGACCGTAAGCTTTTGGCTAAAATTGATAATAGTAACATAAAACCAAATGCTATTGTGGCTATGGATGGAAGTGGCCATTTCAAGACCATTGCTGAAGCCCTAGCTGCAGCCCCCAAGCAATCCAATGTCCGTCATGTGATCTATGTTAAGGCTGGAGTCTATAAAGAATACATCACCGTGGACAAAAAAACCATTAACATCCTTATGTATGGTGATGGCCCAAGAAAGACTATAGTCACTGGTAATAAGAACTATGTCGACGGCACACCAACATGGAAAACTTCTACTTTTT CTGCTATTGGAGATGGATTCATTTGTAGATCTATGGGTTTCCAAAACACTGCTGGTCCTTCGAAGCATCAGGCTGTGGCTCTTCGTATTCAATCTGATAGATCAGCGTTCTTTGATTGCCGAATGGATGGCAATCAAGACACATTGTACAATCATGCAAATCGTCAGTTTTTTCGCAACTGTGTCATTTCTGGAACCATTGACTTCATCTTTGGTGACTCCCCTACTCTTATCCAAAACACATTGATAATTGCAAGGAGACCAATGGATAATCAACTTAACACAGTGACCGCACAGGGCAAGTCCGATGCTAATGAGAACACCGGTACTGTAATCCAAAATTGCAGGATTGTCCCTGAGCAAATACTCTTTCCCGATAGGTTCAAGATTGCAACTTACTTAGGCAGGCCATGGAAGCAATATTCTACAACTGTGGTCATGGAGTCCACTTTGGCAGACTTCATTCGGCCCGAGGGATGGACACCATGGGCTGGAGAAGCTTTCGAAGACACTCTTTATTATGCTGAGTACAATAACCGTGGCCCTGGTGCTAGTCTCGATAAGAGAGTTGACTGGAAGGGTTATCACAAGATCGATAAAAACACTGCTATGAGATTCACGGCTCAATCATTCCTTTTGAGTCGTGAGAATTGGTTGCCCCAAACTGGCATTCCTTACATAGCTGGTTTGAGATCTTGA
- the LOC107951309 gene encoding ADP-ribosylation factor: MGLSFTKLFSRLFAKKEMRILMVGLDAAGKTTILYKLKLGEIVTTIPTIGFNVETVEYKNISFTVWDVGGQDKIRPLWRHYFQNTQGLIFVVDSNDRDRVVEARDELHRMLNEDELRDAVLLVFANKQDLPNAMNAAEITDKLGLHSLRQRHWYIQSTCATSGEGLYEGLDWLSNNIANKA, translated from the exons ATGGGGCTGTCTTTCACAAAGCTGTTCAGCCGGCTTTTTGCCAAGAAGGAGATGCGTATATTGATGGTTGGACTTGATGCTGCTGGTAAAACCACCATTCTTTACAAGCTCAAGTTGGGAGAGATTGTCACCACAATTCCAACCATTG GTTTCAATGTGGAAACTGTGGAATACAAGAACATCAGCTTTACTGTCTGGGATGTTGGTGGCCAGGACAAG ATTCGTCCATTGTGGAGGCATTACTTCCAAAACACACAAGGACTCATTTTTGTGGTTGATAGCAATGATCGTGATCGTGTGGTCGAAGCCAGGGATGAGTTGCACAGGATGTTGAACGAG GATGAGTTGAGGGATGCTGTGCTGCTGGTATTTGCAAACAAGCAAGATCTTCCAAATGCTATGAATGCTGCCGAGATCACTGACAAGCTTGGCCTTCATTCTCTCCGTCAGCGCCACTG GTACATACAGAGCACATGTGCCACTTCCGGTGAAGGACTGTATGAGGGACTGGATTGGCTCTCAAACAACATTGCGAACAAG GCTTAA